A region from the Triticum urartu cultivar G1812 chromosome 1, Tu2.1, whole genome shotgun sequence genome encodes:
- the LOC125536516 gene encoding uncharacterized protein At1g05835-like, translating to MEAKLVVILVACLLISFSNGGDAQCTVKDLVVAQTTAPTQPGETYPKHVVTVKNTCVCMQLSVKMDCAGFDSSVDVVPADTITPDGDNALCTLNGGRPVYGNGTVTFSYAWSTDISFRPVSSYMECSVAP from the exons ATGGAGGCCAAGCTTGTAGTCATCCTTGTGGCCTGCTTGTTGATTTCCTTTAGCAATGGAG GAGATGCACAGTGCACGGTGAAAGACCTCGTCGTCGCCCAGACCACGGCGCCGACGCAGCCCGGAGAGACGTACCCGAAGCATGTGGTGACGGTGAAGAACACTTGCGTTTGCATGCAGCTCAGCGTGAAGATGGACTGCGCGGGGTTCGACTCCTCAGTCGACGTCGTCCCTGCTGACACGATCACGCCGGACGGCGACAATGCGCTCTGCACCCTCAATGGCGGTCGTCCGGTGTATGGAAACGGCACGGTCACGTTCAGCTACGCGTGGAGCACAGACATCAGCTTCCGGCCCGTCTCGTCGTACATGGAATGTTCCGTAGCACCATAA
- the LOC125532972 gene encoding uncharacterized protein LOC125532972 — MNQINSPQSIKDCLIFTVQWAIKGNRDAEQKHNTIVYINCDSISVIQFVKNCDNISVISMEAKLVVILAACILLSFSNKGDAQPCTPSDLLVNQTTMPGEVGGRPHYLVTVENRCVCTQLGVKLACAGLNSTVTVEPAGVGRPGALCTLNGGQPMHANETVLFAYASSAKISFRPVSSYVDCSVAPSPAPQAAP; from the exons ATGAATCAAATTAATTCTCCCCAATCAATAAAAGACTGCCTCATTTTCACCGTACAGTGGGCTATAAAAGGCAACCGTGATGCAGAACAGAAACACAACACAATAGTATACATCAACTGTGACAGCATCTCAGTAATACAATTTGTCAAAAACTGTGACAACATCTCGGTGATCAGCATGGAGGCCAAGCTCGTAGTGATCCTTGCGGCCTGCATCTTGCTTTCCTTCAGCAACAAAG GCGATGCCCAGCCGTGCACACCGTCGGATCTCCTCGTCAACCAAACCACCATGCCGGGGGAGGTCGGAGGGCGCCCGCACTACCTGGTGACGGTGGAGAACAGGTGCGTCTGCACGCAGCTCGGCGTGAAGCTGGCGTGCGCGGGGCTCAACTCCACCGTCACCGTCGAGCCCGCCGGCGTGGGGCGCCCGGGCGCGCTCTGCACCCTCAACGGCGGCCAGCCGATGCATGCAAACGAGACGGTCTTGTTTGCGTACGCGTCGAGCGCGAAGATCAGCTTCAGGCCCGTCTCGTCCTACGTCGACTGCTCCGTAGCCCCCTCGCCGGCTCCGCAGGCTGCACCATGA